The Sphingomonas alpina genome has a segment encoding these proteins:
- a CDS encoding SGNH/GDSL hydrolase family protein, producing MTDPIAPSPVAPLPKARLKAWLPLLVGAILALSFLEYARTHILIKLADAGFGAETAGFAQRGQITQCSDAIDSDKCVATWTRAGKPPTVLWFGNSQLSGINRYRPGDVNAPELLRRALAARGKYLVTYSQPNANLTEEAIVWNAIAPVYRPKLLILPVCYDDIRELGVRETVGDFTERKGVVASLEAQRYWPVIAGSMQESLKAASPQVAEGHQSLQTRVEREATGFLARYWSLWRAKPSLRGTLGFAIHTLRNQMLGIHSTSKRPVDANVYRDRMELLDGMVADARAQGADVLLYVPPYRQDIDGPYPMAQYRAFKTELQALAKRHGAGFVDIDPIVPGPEWATVTDELFGFKEADFMHFTAAGHKRLAAGIDQTARRMGY from the coding sequence ATGACCGACCCGATCGCGCCCTCCCCTGTGGCTCCACTGCCCAAGGCCAGGCTGAAAGCCTGGTTACCACTGCTGGTCGGCGCCATACTCGCGCTGTCGTTCCTCGAATATGCGCGGACTCATATCCTCATCAAGCTGGCCGATGCCGGCTTTGGCGCCGAGACGGCCGGGTTCGCACAGCGCGGCCAGATCACCCAATGCAGCGACGCGATCGACAGCGACAAATGCGTCGCCACCTGGACCCGGGCCGGCAAGCCGCCGACGGTGTTGTGGTTCGGCAATTCGCAGCTCTCCGGAATCAACCGGTATCGGCCGGGCGACGTCAATGCGCCCGAACTGTTACGCCGCGCGCTCGCCGCGCGGGGCAAGTATCTCGTCACCTATAGCCAGCCAAACGCGAACCTGACCGAAGAGGCGATCGTGTGGAACGCCATCGCACCAGTCTATCGCCCAAAGCTCCTCATCCTGCCGGTATGCTATGACGATATTCGCGAACTCGGCGTACGCGAGACGGTGGGCGATTTCACCGAACGCAAGGGCGTGGTCGCCAGCCTTGAGGCGCAACGCTATTGGCCGGTGATCGCCGGATCGATGCAGGAAAGCCTGAAGGCGGCATCCCCCCAGGTCGCCGAGGGGCATCAATCGCTGCAGACCAGAGTCGAACGCGAAGCGACCGGCTTCCTTGCAAGGTATTGGTCATTGTGGCGGGCCAAGCCTTCGCTGCGCGGCACGCTCGGCTTTGCGATCCATACGCTGCGCAACCAGATGCTCGGGATCCATTCGACCAGCAAGCGCCCGGTGGATGCCAATGTCTATCGCGACCGCATGGAACTGCTCGACGGCATGGTTGCCGATGCGCGAGCACAGGGAGCGGACGTGCTGCTCTACGTACCGCCCTATCGCCAGGATATTGATGGCCCCTATCCGATGGCGCAGTACCGGGCGTTCAAGACCGAGTTGCAGGCGCTGGCCAAGCGCCACGGCGCGGGGTTCGTCGATATCGACCCGATCGTGCCCGGCCCCGAATGGGCGACCGTCACCGACGAACTGTTCGGCTTCAAGGAAGCCGATTTCATGCACTTCACCGCCGCCGGCCATAAACGCCTCGCCGCTGGAATCGACCAAACCGCGCGCCGGATGGGATACTGA
- a CDS encoding MBOAT family O-acyltransferase produces MLFNSVTFLGLFLPIICILYWQLKGNARLWLLLLGSTTFYGFWRIEFVPLMLGSAVMDYYLALLIDRQEDPIKRKRLMQVSLVVNLGILGFFKYFIFFRNSVFSLAEVLGFHPSFTTINIILPLGISFYIFQTLSYTIDVYRRDLPPERNMLRYLTFVTFYPHLVAGPIMRPDILIPQLKDPAPFDGQQVRRGIERIIAGLFLKVVLADTIAGFVDQGFAGNIAQMSAFDAWTLAFLFGFQIYFDFAGYSSIAIGSAMIMNIYVPENFNFPYVATSPREFWKRWHISLSTWIRDYVYIPLMGRYREPGHGAWDTLAESSENVPGAAKVTEGKRTRALFSTWAIMGLWHGANWTFVLWGVYHAAMVWAQRVISPRIRMPGGVIGALIGVAVTLPLMMAAWIPFRAVSLHDTFTLWSKMLDPRQYHAFGLAPNSYMMAAALTVSMFVVWFVRDRIVPRFAPNGAPLIVAKTAYLTFAIAVVFVMLEVKSAFIYFQF; encoded by the coding sequence ATGCTGTTCAATTCAGTCACCTTTCTCGGCCTGTTCCTGCCGATCATCTGCATCCTCTACTGGCAGTTGAAGGGTAACGCCCGGCTATGGCTGCTGCTGCTCGGCAGCACGACCTTTTACGGTTTCTGGCGGATCGAATTCGTACCGCTGATGCTCGGCAGCGCGGTGATGGATTATTACCTCGCGCTGCTGATCGACCGGCAGGAGGATCCGATCAAGCGCAAGCGGCTGATGCAGGTCAGTCTCGTGGTGAATCTCGGCATCCTCGGATTCTTCAAATATTTCATCTTCTTCCGCAACAGCGTCTTCTCGCTCGCCGAGGTGCTGGGCTTCCATCCCAGCTTCACCACGATCAACATCATCCTGCCGCTCGGTATCAGTTTCTATATCTTCCAGACGCTGAGCTACACGATCGACGTCTACCGCCGCGACCTGCCGCCGGAGCGCAACATGCTGCGCTACCTGACCTTCGTGACCTTCTATCCGCACCTTGTCGCCGGGCCGATCATGCGCCCGGACATCCTGATCCCGCAATTGAAGGACCCCGCCCCGTTCGACGGCCAGCAGGTTCGCCGCGGCATCGAGCGCATCATCGCGGGCCTCTTCCTCAAGGTCGTGCTGGCCGACACGATCGCCGGGTTCGTCGACCAGGGATTCGCCGGCAACATTGCGCAGATGAGCGCGTTCGACGCCTGGACGCTTGCCTTCCTGTTCGGATTCCAGATCTATTTCGATTTCGCCGGTTATTCATCGATCGCAATCGGTTCGGCGATGATCATGAACATCTATGTGCCGGAGAATTTCAACTTCCCCTATGTCGCAACGTCGCCACGTGAATTCTGGAAGCGCTGGCATATCTCGCTGTCCACCTGGATCCGCGATTATGTCTATATCCCGCTGATGGGCCGCTACCGCGAGCCCGGACATGGCGCATGGGACACGCTGGCCGAGAGTTCGGAGAATGTGCCCGGCGCCGCCAAGGTGACCGAGGGCAAGCGCACCCGCGCGCTTTTCTCGACCTGGGCGATCATGGGGTTGTGGCACGGCGCCAATTGGACCTTCGTCCTGTGGGGCGTCTACCACGCCGCAATGGTCTGGGCGCAGCGCGTCATTTCGCCGCGCATCCGCATGCCCGGCGGCGTGATCGGTGCGCTGATCGGCGTCGCGGTCACCCTGCCGCTGATGATGGCGGCCTGGATCCCGTTCCGTGCGGTCAGCCTGCACGACACCTTCACCCTGTGGAGCAAGATGCTCGACCCCCGCCAATATCACGCCTTCGGGCTCGCCCCGAACAGCTATATGATGGCGGCGGCGCTGACCGTGTCGATGTTCGTCGTTTGGTTTGTCCGCGACCGCATCGTGCCGCGTTTTGCACCCAACGGCGCGCCGCTGATCGTCGCGAAGACTGCCTATCTGACCTTCGCGATCGCGGTGGTGTTCGTGATGCTCGAAGTGAAGAGCGCCTTTATCTACTTCCAGTTCTGA
- a CDS encoding O-antigen ligase family protein, producing the protein MNRTAPIIPATIFLCVAIVLGGSSRGGVYANAAIQFAAALGIALAIVSRHNYPGGTQKGLLLLLCGAVGLAVFQLVPLPPVLWSALPARDIVTQGMALAGVENGWRQISLTPEGTIGAALSMLPVIAAALIGMRAPRVGLIALFIMLILLLILSVSVGLAQRMTGIESPFYLYEISNRGEATGLFANSNHLATLCVLSIPAATALFVAQRGSTKPNASWLVLISIVLVALFGIWIANSLAGIGLSLIGLASIFLIARLRRGNSKVRMGVIGAIGVSVLAIGVIATVLIWGHVSSGQFAAGSEMGRPQLWSRTIKAIGTFMPFGSGVGGFRAVFPQFEDAQTVTRVYANHAHNDILELIMTGGVPAVILMLGFAAWWLRTTIVIWRAATRDAFSEAATVITGIIILHEFVDYPLRTAAIAVIFGLCCGVMARPRRIVEPEEAPERASRHLAA; encoded by the coding sequence ATGAACCGTACCGCGCCCATCATTCCGGCGACCATTTTCCTGTGCGTCGCCATCGTCCTTGGCGGGTCGTCGCGCGGTGGCGTTTATGCCAATGCCGCGATCCAGTTCGCGGCCGCGCTCGGCATCGCGCTCGCGATCGTCTCGCGGCACAATTATCCGGGTGGGACGCAAAAGGGATTGCTGCTGCTGTTGTGCGGCGCGGTCGGCCTTGCGGTTTTCCAGCTCGTTCCGCTTCCGCCTGTCCTTTGGTCGGCCTTGCCGGCGCGGGATATTGTCACCCAGGGAATGGCGCTTGCCGGCGTCGAAAATGGCTGGCGTCAGATCAGCCTGACGCCGGAGGGCACGATCGGCGCGGCGTTGAGCATGCTCCCGGTCATCGCAGCGGCGCTGATCGGCATGCGTGCCCCGCGCGTCGGACTGATCGCCTTGTTCATTATGCTGATCCTCTTGCTGATCCTGTCGGTCAGCGTCGGGCTCGCACAGCGGATGACCGGCATCGAATCTCCCTTCTACCTGTATGAGATTTCCAATCGCGGCGAGGCGACCGGCCTGTTCGCCAACAGCAACCATCTTGCGACATTGTGCGTGCTGTCGATTCCGGCGGCGACCGCCCTGTTCGTTGCGCAACGTGGATCGACCAAGCCCAATGCCAGTTGGCTGGTCCTGATCTCGATCGTATTGGTCGCGCTGTTCGGTATCTGGATCGCCAATTCGCTGGCCGGCATTGGATTGTCGCTGATCGGGCTGGCGTCGATCTTCCTGATCGCAAGGCTGCGGCGCGGCAACAGCAAGGTTCGCATGGGCGTGATCGGCGCGATCGGGGTTTCCGTCTTGGCGATCGGTGTGATCGCGACGGTCCTGATATGGGGGCATGTGTCGAGCGGCCAGTTCGCCGCTGGCTCCGAAATGGGGCGCCCTCAGCTCTGGTCCCGGACGATAAAGGCGATCGGCACGTTCATGCCTTTCGGATCGGGTGTCGGCGGTTTCCGTGCCGTCTTCCCGCAGTTCGAGGATGCCCAGACGGTAACCCGGGTCTATGCCAACCATGCGCATAATGACATTCTCGAACTGATCATGACCGGCGGTGTGCCGGCGGTCATCCTGATGCTTGGCTTTGCCGCCTGGTGGCTGCGCACGACGATCGTGATCTGGCGCGCAGCGACCCGCGATGCCTTTTCGGAGGCGGCGACGGTGATCACCGGAATCATCATCCTGCACGAGTTCGTCGATTATCCGCTGCGCACCGCAGCGATCGCGGTGATCTTCGGCCTGTGCTGCGGTGTGATGGCGCGGCCAAGGCGGATCGTTGAACCGGAAGAAGCGCCCGAGCGTGCGAGCCGCCACCTGGCCGCCTGA
- a CDS encoding GumC family protein gives MNEYQPRPEDRALRGPGQTALVDPRSAGLVPFRAAPPAEGAIAEIDPHEIWRVLTKWRWLIAGCTILALLVGLAVSLLATPMYKSAAQVEIALAQEDITSNNDRGNRQTAVRDPQYLATQIGLLKSRSLAERVIADLGLDGKSGRPDRPRVGPGTIQRNLAVVPVPASRLINITFTSPSPQLAADVSNAVADGFIASNLERQYGATSYARTFLENRIAKVKSQLETSERQLVEYAQKAGIIVVNQNKGDDGGDTTSSSLDSASLVTLNEALSAAQSDRIAVEQKYRNALRTAPQSQVVQSAAVQTLIGQKAGLDAEYQDKLNIYKPDFPEMQQLRARIQSLQRQIATTSGSISGAAAGDLRSEYLAAVGRENDLRSKVNGLKTSVMDLRGRSIQYTILQREVDTNRQLYDGLLQRYKEVGVAGGVANSLVSIIDRARVPGAPFSPSIPSNLAFALFLGLMLGVGLAFAIEFIDDTVKNPDDIKDKLKLSLLGVVPTAPKGDAVAELLNDPTSEQSEAYSSARNSIDFATSGGVAKSILITSCAPGEGKSVSSLALAQKFARSGRTVLLIDADMRKPTFKVKLEEKCGLSSLLASHDSIRNHIARTSIDELYVVPSGPIPPNPAELLAGRRMRELLTEAEGIVDIVIIDSPPILGLADAPLLSSMCEATILIVQAGRIRRPVLKRSVARLQEAGSHLIGVVLTKFNARTSGYGYGYGYGYGYGYGYGREPGDKKSDPQRQLSVNPD, from the coding sequence ATGAACGAGTATCAACCGCGTCCCGAAGATCGCGCGCTGCGCGGCCCCGGGCAGACCGCGCTGGTCGATCCCCGTTCGGCGGGGCTGGTGCCGTTTCGCGCCGCGCCGCCGGCTGAAGGGGCGATCGCCGAGATCGACCCGCATGAAATCTGGCGCGTCCTGACCAAATGGCGCTGGCTGATCGCTGGCTGCACGATCCTGGCCTTGCTGGTCGGGCTTGCCGTTTCACTGCTTGCGACTCCGATGTACAAATCGGCGGCGCAGGTCGAGATCGCGCTGGCGCAGGAAGACATCACCTCGAACAATGATCGTGGCAATCGTCAGACGGCGGTGCGCGATCCGCAATATCTGGCGACGCAGATCGGCTTGTTGAAAAGCCGTTCGCTTGCCGAGCGTGTGATCGCTGACCTTGGTCTCGACGGCAAGAGCGGTCGGCCGGACCGGCCGCGCGTCGGCCCCGGCACGATCCAGCGCAACCTGGCGGTGGTGCCCGTTCCCGCCAGCCGGCTGATCAACATCACCTTCACCAGCCCGTCGCCGCAGCTTGCCGCTGACGTATCCAACGCGGTTGCCGATGGTTTCATCGCCTCGAATCTCGAGCGGCAATATGGTGCGACCTCCTATGCGCGCACCTTTTTGGAAAATCGCATCGCGAAGGTGAAGTCGCAGCTTGAGACGTCGGAGCGCCAGCTGGTCGAATATGCCCAAAAGGCCGGGATCATCGTCGTCAATCAGAACAAGGGCGACGATGGCGGCGATACGACCAGCAGCTCGCTGGACAGCGCATCGCTGGTTACGCTGAACGAAGCCTTGTCCGCGGCACAGAGCGACCGGATCGCGGTGGAGCAGAAGTATCGCAACGCCCTGCGCACCGCGCCGCAATCGCAAGTGGTACAGAGCGCCGCGGTGCAGACGCTGATCGGCCAGAAAGCCGGACTTGATGCAGAGTATCAGGACAAGCTGAATATCTACAAACCCGACTTCCCCGAAATGCAGCAGCTGCGCGCGCGCATCCAGTCGCTCCAGCGGCAGATCGCAACGACATCGGGCAGCATTTCGGGCGCCGCGGCAGGCGATCTTCGGTCGGAATATCTTGCAGCTGTCGGTCGAGAGAATGATCTGCGCAGCAAGGTCAACGGCCTGAAGACTTCGGTCATGGACCTGCGCGGGCGAAGCATCCAGTACACCATTCTGCAGCGCGAGGTGGATACCAACCGTCAACTTTATGACGGCCTGTTGCAGCGCTACAAGGAAGTCGGCGTTGCCGGCGGTGTCGCCAACAGCCTGGTCTCGATCATCGATCGCGCCAGGGTGCCAGGGGCACCGTTTTCGCCGTCGATTCCCAGCAATCTTGCCTTTGCCTTGTTCCTTGGCCTGATGCTCGGCGTCGGCCTGGCCTTTGCCATCGAGTTCATCGACGACACGGTCAAGAACCCGGACGATATCAAGGACAAGCTCAAGCTGTCCCTGCTCGGCGTGGTACCGACCGCGCCAAAGGGCGATGCGGTGGCCGAGTTGCTCAACGACCCGACCTCGGAGCAGTCCGAGGCCTATTCGTCGGCACGCAATTCGATCGACTTCGCCACGTCCGGTGGTGTGGCCAAGTCGATCCTGATCACCAGTTGCGCGCCGGGCGAAGGCAAGTCGGTGAGCTCGCTCGCACTCGCACAGAAGTTCGCGCGTTCGGGTCGTACCGTGCTGTTGATCGATGCGGACATGCGCAAACCGACCTTCAAGGTGAAGCTGGAGGAGAAATGCGGCCTGTCGTCGCTGCTCGCCAGCCATGACAGCATCCGCAACCACATCGCGCGCACCAGCATCGATGAACTCTACGTCGTGCCGTCGGGCCCGATCCCGCCCAACCCAGCCGAATTGCTCGCCGGGCGGCGGATGCGCGAACTGCTGACGGAGGCTGAAGGCATCGTCGATATCGTGATCATCGATTCGCCGCCGATCCTTGGCCTTGCCGACGCGCCGTTGCTGTCGTCGATGTGCGAAGCGACGATCCTGATCGTGCAGGCGGGGCGGATCCGCCGGCCAGTGCTCAAGCGCTCCGTGGCGCGCCTGCAGGAAGCCGGATCGCATTTGATCGGCGTCGTGCTGACCAAGTTCAACGCCCGCACGTCCGGCTATGGCTACGGTTATGGCTATGGGTACGGCTATGGCTATGGCTATGGCCGCGAACCGGGCGACAAGAAGTCCGATCCGCAGCGTCAGCTCTCGGTCAATCCCGACTGA
- a CDS encoding polysaccharide biosynthesis/export family protein gives MSLALASCADKRGGTVPYGVQDFGSPDAPVALKTDDSYHIGPGDTLSVAVFRVPDLSGDVTVDVTGNFAMPLIGQVEAAGKTTDQLSSELATKLGAKYLQSPEVRVAVKSATSQRVTIDGSVKQAGIYPLAGSTTLIQAIALARGTDTDANPRRVVVFRMIKGQRQAASFDLTDIRRGTQPDPEIFGNDIIVVDGSKARQNFRDALSTVPLLAIFRPF, from the coding sequence ATGTCGCTTGCCCTGGCGTCGTGCGCCGACAAGCGCGGTGGTACCGTGCCGTACGGCGTCCAGGATTTCGGCTCGCCCGATGCGCCGGTCGCCCTCAAGACCGACGACAGCTATCATATCGGTCCCGGCGACACGCTGTCGGTCGCGGTATTCCGGGTTCCCGACCTGTCGGGTGACGTGACGGTCGATGTGACCGGCAATTTCGCCATGCCGCTGATTGGCCAGGTCGAGGCGGCCGGCAAGACGACCGACCAATTGTCCAGCGAACTCGCGACCAAACTTGGTGCCAAATATCTGCAATCCCCCGAAGTGCGTGTTGCGGTGAAAAGTGCGACCAGCCAGCGTGTCACGATCGATGGATCGGTCAAGCAGGCGGGCATTTATCCGCTCGCAGGATCGACCACGTTGATCCAGGCGATCGCATTGGCGCGGGGTACCGACACCGATGCCAATCCGCGCCGCGTGGTTGTATTCCGCATGATCAAGGGACAGCGTCAGGCCGCGTCCTTCGACCTGACCGACATTCGCCGCGGCACGCAGCCGGATCCGGAGATTTTCGGCAATGACATCATCGTCGTCGACGGCAGCAAGGCGCGGCAGAATTTCCGCGACGCGTTGAGCACAGTACCGTTGCTCGCAATTTTCAGGCCGTTCTGA
- a CDS encoding sugar transferase, with the protein MKSPAERLRVQLAIGLLVAVALPVIARANFMPQGILKYSTNFNSMIAVAIAVLLGIMLFRRFRNFPGVRAYEYVLPSFFTSYGLVTAVLLAFRFDYVVSVLLASLGLSIVTFFMLCYFGLRSTAYVFHVVPTGDISRLEGVGNVEWVHMREPTLPASPGSGIVVDLRADIDDEWERLLADAALEGIPVYHMKQLLESITGQLEIEHISENGLGSLAPNEGYGKLKQLSDVAAAIILLPLLLPLLAVVAIAIRLDSSGPVLFRQQRMGFRGKPFQVYKFRTMRTLPAGATSGDDERRRAMTQNEDYRITRVGKFLRRTRIDEIPQILNILRGEMSWIGPRPEAMSLSSWYQRELPFYSYRHVVKPGITGWAQVNQGHVAEIDDVHYKLCYDFYYIKYLSAWLDALILFRTVRTVITGSGSK; encoded by the coding sequence GTGAAATCGCCGGCCGAGCGCCTGCGCGTCCAACTGGCTATCGGCTTGCTGGTGGCGGTTGCGCTGCCGGTGATCGCGCGCGCGAATTTCATGCCGCAGGGCATTCTCAAATACAGCACCAATTTCAATTCGATGATCGCAGTGGCGATTGCGGTGCTGCTCGGCATCATGCTGTTTCGCCGGTTCCGTAATTTCCCGGGCGTGCGCGCCTATGAATATGTGCTGCCGTCCTTCTTCACCTCCTATGGCCTGGTCACGGCGGTGTTGCTCGCATTCCGCTTCGACTATGTCGTGTCGGTGCTGCTCGCGAGCCTGGGGCTGTCGATCGTCACCTTCTTCATGCTGTGTTATTTCGGGCTGCGATCGACCGCCTATGTGTTCCATGTCGTTCCGACCGGCGATATCTCGCGGCTGGAAGGGGTCGGCAATGTCGAATGGGTCCATATGCGCGAGCCGACACTGCCGGCGTCGCCGGGCTCGGGCATTGTCGTCGATCTGCGCGCCGACATCGATGACGAGTGGGAACGGCTGTTGGCCGATGCCGCGCTTGAGGGCATCCCGGTCTATCATATGAAGCAGTTGCTCGAATCGATCACCGGGCAGCTCGAGATCGAACATATTTCGGAAAATGGCCTGGGGTCGCTTGCGCCCAACGAAGGCTATGGCAAGCTCAAGCAGTTGAGCGATGTCGCGGCTGCGATTATCCTCCTGCCATTGTTGTTGCCGCTGTTGGCGGTGGTTGCCATCGCGATCAGGCTCGATTCGAGCGGGCCGGTGCTGTTTCGCCAGCAGCGCATGGGTTTTCGCGGCAAGCCGTTCCAAGTCTACAAGTTTCGCACCATGCGGACATTGCCGGCGGGCGCGACGAGTGGAGATGATGAACGTCGCCGCGCGATGACGCAGAATGAGGATTATCGCATCACTCGCGTGGGTAAATTCCTGCGGCGCACGCGGATCGACGAGATCCCGCAGATTCTCAATATCCTGCGCGGCGAAATGAGCTGGATCGGTCCGCGCCCGGAGGCGATGTCGCTGTCGAGCTGGTATCAGCGTGAGCTGCCTTTCTACAGCTATCGCCACGTCGTGAAGCCGGGCATCACCGGTTGGGCGCAGGTCAATCAGGGGCATGTCGCGGAGATTGACGACGTGCATTATAAACTGTGCTACGATTTCTATTATATCAAATATCTGTCGGCCTGGCTTGATGCGCTGATCCTGTTCCGGACGGTCCGGACGGTGATTACCGGTTCCGGGTCGAAATAA
- a CDS encoding glycosyltransferase family 4 protein translates to MSGTEPGPGADRPVIFFNRFYAPDHSATAQILSDLAEYLAGKGRDVTVVTSRAIYGQDQGLLPPHEERCGVTVIRTATPGGRRGMAGRISAYLAYYITAFFTALRMARRGTILVVKTDPPLLSVPIAIAARLRGATLVHWVQDLYPEIAGAYGMRLADGPIGKLFAAIRNWSFRRASAVVAIGDLMAERIERMGVTRDRIAVIPNWSNDIDITPLPIRSPALRQDWGIPADAFVLEYSGNLGRAHEYDTLLDAAIALRDRRDIFFLFIGGGHMSEQLAARVDQLGLTSFRFAPYQPRERLSESLGAGDAHWVSLRPEFEGLVVPSKVFGICAAARPVIAVCAMDGELVRLLEPGYACLAATPGDAAALAVAITTLADDRPRGDRMGIVARDILDRHYTKARTLERWRALLDRMGPQQMRIVGTAQQNRVSDV, encoded by the coding sequence ATGAGCGGCACAGAGCCAGGGCCCGGCGCGGATAGACCGGTCATTTTCTTCAACCGTTTCTATGCGCCCGACCATAGCGCGACCGCGCAGATCCTGTCCGACCTCGCAGAATATCTCGCCGGCAAGGGCCGCGACGTCACTGTGGTCACCAGCAGAGCGATATACGGTCAGGACCAGGGATTGCTACCGCCCCACGAAGAGCGCTGTGGCGTCACCGTAATACGGACCGCCACGCCGGGAGGACGGCGCGGCATGGCCGGCCGGATCAGCGCGTACCTGGCTTATTATATCACGGCATTCTTCACGGCACTCCGCATGGCGCGCCGCGGCACGATCCTCGTCGTCAAGACCGATCCGCCCCTGCTGTCGGTGCCGATCGCGATCGCCGCCCGGCTACGCGGCGCGACGCTGGTTCATTGGGTGCAGGATCTCTACCCCGAGATTGCTGGCGCTTATGGTATGCGCCTTGCCGACGGGCCGATCGGCAAGCTTTTCGCTGCGATCCGCAATTGGTCCTTTCGCCGTGCATCGGCGGTCGTGGCGATCGGCGATCTGATGGCCGAGCGGATCGAACGCATGGGCGTGACGCGCGACCGGATCGCAGTGATTCCCAACTGGTCGAACGACATCGACATCACCCCTTTGCCTATCCGCTCGCCGGCGCTCCGGCAGGACTGGGGCATTCCGGCGGACGCGTTCGTGCTCGAATATTCAGGCAATCTCGGCCGAGCGCATGAATATGACACATTGCTCGATGCCGCGATTGCACTGCGCGACCGGCGCGACATCTTTTTCCTGTTTATCGGCGGCGGCCATATGTCGGAACAGCTTGCCGCGCGCGTCGATCAACTCGGCCTGACCAGCTTTCGTTTCGCTCCCTATCAACCGCGCGAACGGCTTTCCGAATCGCTCGGCGCCGGCGATGCGCATTGGGTCTCGCTCCGCCCGGAATTCGAAGGCCTGGTCGTGCCGAGCAAGGTTTTCGGAATCTGCGCGGCCGCGCGCCCGGTCATCGCCGTATGCGCCATGGACGGCGAATTGGTCCGCCTGCTTGAACCCGGCTATGCCTGCCTCGCTGCCACTCCGGGCGACGCCGCGGCGCTCGCGGTCGCAATCACGACGCTCGCCGACGATCGTCCGCGCGGCGACAGAATGGGCATCGTCGCACGCGATATCCTGGATCGCCACTATACCAAGGCCCGAACGCTGGAGCGATGGCGCGCGTTGCTGGACCGGATGGGACCACAGCAGATGAGAATCGTTGGCACAGCGCAACAAAATCGCGTGTCGGACGTATAG
- a CDS encoding metallophosphoesterase family protein, whose amino-acid sequence MGIFGKFGRKQPKAPHVPSGPPDARAYAIGDIHGRLDLLRALIDEIAADRRANPCQREYIIFLGDLIDRGPDSRGVLDFLLQARNFLPTPVFVMGNHEEMLLRVLERDTDQFRDWLRYGGYECAQSYGVEVGRLALLDSAAAAAFVRRAIPDDHLAFIDSFVDSFQFGDYLFVHAGIRPGVPIQEQKIQDLRWIREDFLDSTVDHQLIVVHGHTISDGPDEQPNRIGIDTGAYTSGILTALCIEGTGRRYLTARF is encoded by the coding sequence GTGGGAATTTTTGGAAAGTTCGGGCGCAAGCAGCCCAAGGCACCGCATGTACCAAGCGGCCCGCCCGACGCGCGCGCTTATGCGATCGGCGACATACATGGCCGACTCGACCTGTTGCGTGCGCTGATCGACGAGATTGCCGCGGATCGCCGCGCAAATCCCTGCCAGCGCGAATACATCATTTTCCTCGGCGATCTGATCGACCGCGGGCCCGATTCGCGCGGCGTGCTCGATTTTCTGCTGCAAGCGCGAAATTTTCTGCCCACGCCGGTCTTCGTAATGGGAAATCACGAAGAGATGCTGCTGCGCGTTCTGGAACGCGACACCGACCAGTTTCGCGACTGGCTACGCTATGGCGGCTATGAATGCGCACAAAGCTATGGGGTGGAGGTCGGGCGACTCGCCCTGCTCGATTCGGCAGCGGCGGCGGCTTTTGTGCGGCGCGCAATTCCCGACGATCATTTGGCCTTTATCGACAGTTTTGTGGATAGTTTTCAGTTCGGTGATTATCTGTTCGTCCACGCCGGCATCAGACCGGGCGTTCCAATACAAGAACAGAAAATTCAAGACTTGCGCTGGATTCGTGAAGATTTTCTCGACAGCACAGTCGATCATCAGCTTATTGTTGTCCATGGACACACAATTAGCGATGGACCCGACGAACAACCCAATCGAATTGGTATCGACACTGGCGCCTATACATCGGGTATTTTGACCGCCTTGTGTATCGAGGGAACCGGACGGCGCTATCTGACAGCTCGTTTTTGA